A segment of the Litoribacterium kuwaitense genome:
CAAACTGCGCTAAGTTTGTTTCGATATAATCGGCGATTGTCGTTTTCAATTGTGCCGCTTCATTCGAATTTTCCATGCTAATGTAGATGCCACTCGGATAGTTTTCTGTTGTTTCATATGGCTCATAGTTATTTTTCGTTTCTTGGTGAAGCCTCATCCCGTAACCATCCTTAGCAAGTGGATCTTCTGGGGCCGTAAAGGAGGCTCGGTACTCGAACGTCCGCAACGACGGACCGATCTGCTCCCAGCCATCGTTATGTGTTTGGGATTGCTCCTCAACAGGAATAGATGAATATTTCGCCTGTTCGCCATTATAATCGAGCTCGCCTTCTTCAGCCATCCGCCAACCTTTGCCTTCTGGACCATTTTCCTGTAATAAAATCGCTTCTTCTGTAAAGAGGAAATCGACAAGTCTCATCGCTGCGATTTGCTGCTGTTCGGTTGCTTTACTTGTTAACGCAAACTGACCGCTCGTGACACTCGCTTCAATATTTGCCTGTTGGACACCATCAGGACCGATTAATGGCGGGACTGTGACATAATCTTTATGGCGTGGTGTGTTATCATCTGGCGTTAACGCATAACTTAAAAGCGCCGTCGTCACCGAGCCCATAATATTATCGGGCTGGCGGTTCGCAATTTGGTTTACAGCATCCACATTTTGTGTGAAGGCTCCTTGATCGATAAGACCTTCTGAATATAGCTTATTCATAAATTTAAGGCCTTCTTTCCATTCTTCGGTGTCGGCAGCTAATGAGACCTCATCATCCCGAACGATCAAATACGTATCTCCATCATTATAAATAAATGGACTCATGAGATAGACAGCAAAATTCCCACCCCACATCGTCTCTTCTGTCGCAGCGGTAAGCGGAATCTCATCTGCTTCACCATTACCGTTCGGATCGTCCTCCTTAAAGGCTTTTAATACCGTATACAAGTCGTCCGTCGTCTTTGGGACATCCAGACCTAATTTATCAAGCCATTTTTTATTCATCCAATATTTATTTGGATACGTACAGTGATAACACTCATTCACCATTGGAACAGAATAAATATTTCCATCTGGTGTCTTCATAAAGCGCTCTAAATAGTCAATCTCTTCCATTGCTGCTTTAACATTCGGTGCGTATTCATCGATCAACTGATTTAAGGGTAGAAATACACCTTGCCCTCCATATCTCATCTGTTCTTCAGGTGTTAAGTTTCCGTGTAGAATGACCTCTGGATAATCTCCACTCGCCAGCATCAGCTGCTTTCGGTCATTTAAAGCTTCATTTGGCACAAGATCCCAATCAATCCGAATATTTGTTTGTTCCTCTAACCATTTTGTATACGTATTTGTTTCCATATCTTCAATCGTTGGATACTGTGGTGCAAACATACGCAACGTCATCGTTTCATCGACAATGGGTAATTCGCCAACTGGGTTGATCGTAACATCTTCTGTACTCTCGCTATTGGTCTCGTCTCCTGCTTCCTCTGCGTTATTACAAGCAACCAATAATAGCACCAAAACGAATAAGCTCATCAGCATCTGTTTTTTCTTTTTCAAATGAATAACCCTCCCCTTTTTATTGACCTTGCACTCTTCACCATCACACAAAAAATCACACATCCCCCCTTCCGAGTCTTAAAATCATCAGGACTTTAATGAGCCAATCATCACACCTTTAGTAAAATGCTTTTGTACAAATGGATAGATCAGCAGAACAGGTACGCTTGCGACGACAATCAACGCGTATTTTAGCTGCTCCCTGAGTCCAGCTAAAGCAAGCGCCTGATCCACATTGGACATCATTGTTGGATCAACTGAGTTTAAAACTAAAATTTCCCGGAGAATAATTTGCAATGGGAACAGGTCTGGATCTCTTAAGAAAATTAATGCTTGGAAATACGTATTCCAATGCCCTACTGCATACATCAATGCCATCACAGCAATAATTGGCTTTGATAAGGGCAAGACAACGCTCGTAATAAACCGCAGGTCACTACAGCCATCAATTTCCGCAGCTTCATATAAATCGTCCGGAATCGTCGTCTGAAAAAAGGTCCGAGCAATGATCACTTGAAACACAGCAACGGCTCCTGGCAATAGCATAGCCCATGGCGTATTCAGTAAGCCCAATGATTTTACGACCAAATAATATGGAATAAGTCCTCCATCAAATAACATCGTAAACACGAGGATTGCCATGACGAGACCACGACCATACAGCGTTTTGCGCGATAACGGATACGCCAGCATAATCGTCAAGACGACGTTGATGAACGTACCAACGACGGTATAAAACAAGGAGTTTCGAAAGCCAATGATAATATTTGGATTATCAAACACCGCTTGATACCCTGCGATTGAAAAATCAACCGGCCATAACCAGACTTCACCAGACACAACAGCACTTGGGTGACTTAAAGAAGAGCTGATAATATTGAGCAAAGGAAGCAAAATAACGAGCAAAACGATGAATAAAAACAAATACACTCCAGCTAAAAATAGACGATCTCCGTAAGACTCACGGATCGTATTCTGCTTCTGTTTAGCCATTTTTTCACCCCTTACCATAGACTGTTGTTTGAGACTCGTTTCGCAACGTGGTTAACGACAACAAGTAAAATAAGATTAATGATTGAGTTGAACAATCCGACGGCAGTCGAAAAGCTGAAGTTGGATTCTATCAAACCGACTTTATACACGTACGTAGAGATGACTTCCGACGTTGGAACATTCAATGGATTTTGCATTAAGTATATTTTTTCAAAGCCTATCGCCATCATGTTTCCAATATTCAAAATAAGAAGAATGACGGTCACTGGCAAAATGCTCGGCAAGTCGATGTTTATAATTTTTTGAAACCTTGAAGCGCCATCAATTTTCGCAGCCTCATACAATTCCGGGTTGACCCCTGCCAAGGCGGCTAAGTATATGATAGCCCCATAGCCTGTCGTCTGCCACACATCCGAGAGCACATAAATCGTCTTAAAAAGCGCTGGTTCTCCCATAAAATTTCTCGGATCTAAACCAAAAATACCGAGGAAATGATTTACAATCCCAGTATTTGGGGAAAGGGCAACAATTAAAATCGATACCATAATCACAGTGGAAATAAAATAGGGCGCATAGGTCACCATCTGAACCGACCTTTTAAATAATCCCTGCCGTACTTCGTTTAAAGCAAGAGCTAACAAAATAGGGGCCGGGAAGCCGACGGCAAGACCGTACAAACTAAGACCAAGCGTATTTTTAATAATAGTCCAAAAAATTGGCAAATTAAAAAATTGGATGAAATGGTCAAAACCGACCCACTCACTCCCCCACATCCCTTTTATGACGTTGTAATCTTTAAAGGCAATCACCGTTCCGAACATCGGAATATATTTGAACGTAATGATGAAGGCCAAAGGGATCGACAGCAATAGATAAAGCTGCCAATGCTTTTTCATGAACCGTTTGTTTCTTTTTCTTTTTTGCTGGCGGAGCGCTACATTTGTATCCTTTCGCTCAATCGCTTTTCCCATTGCCATGATATCCTCTCCTTTCTGCCCCTATTGTAAGGGTTTTCAATTTGAAGTTTGTGCGACTTAAATTTATGATAGCTTTTACATTCCTTTCCGACAACAAACCATTTTCTTACACTATTCTTTTCTCGAAAAACGGCTTTTTCGGTCTACGATAAAAGGATACTGCATTTTTCACCACCACTCTTTTTTCTCCACCCTGACGCTTCAGGGTATTCTGAACAGTAAGCTAATTCACAAAATAAAATCTACAGTTTATTTAAAAAGTATAAATTTACAAAATCCGATAATTAGCGTAAGATGCATATGTAAATGAAAGCCCATACATAAGCGATATGTCGATGATGTAACAAGACCTTGAGAAATCAGTACAGCTAGATGCTTGTGCCAAAGACTTGCCTTAAATGCTCTCCTCGCCCGCCGGCGTATCATTGAGCGTACTTAAAATGATTGAATGGGGGAAAGTAAATGTCTGACCAAAATGCCAATGTCGAAGAAAAAGACGTTGAACAAGGTGTTCACAGTTTCAGCAGCGAGGATAAGTGGGTTAAGCCCGAAGATCCTGCCCTTTTAGAACAAATCGAATGGTTTAAAGACCAAAAGCTTGGTTTTATGATGCACTGGGGACCGTATTCTCAATTGGGACTGGTCGAATCGTGGGCGTTAAGTGATCATGATGCTGATTGGTCACGTGAGGACGTCGATTGGGAATCCGATCCTGAGGTATTTAAACAGCAATATTTTGATTTAAACAAAAGCTTTAACCCGATTCGCTTCCAACCAGACGAATGGGCCGAACTTGCACAAGAAGGCGGCTTTAAGTACTTTTTATTTACAACGAAACACCACGATGGCTTTTGTATGTGGGATACAAAAACGACAGATTATAAAGTGACCGACCCGAGCTGCCCTTTCCACACCCATAAAAATGCGGATATTGTAAAGCACGCTTTCGATGCCTTCCGAGCAAAAGGTTTGCCGATTGCTGCCTATTTTTCAAAAGCCGATTGGCACACGCCGACCTACTGGGCGCCAAACATGGAACGCGGTTCACACATGTGGCGCGGACCGTCATATGACCCAGAGAAGCATCCAGAATTGTGGGAGGAATTTGTCAAATTCACCCACGAACAAATGATGGAGCTGTTAACCGATTATGGGAGAATCGAAGTGTTGTGGCTCGATGCCGGATGGGTCTCACCGAGAAGCAAACAAGATATTCGTCTTGGAGAACTTGTCGAAAAAGCACGTGAGCAGCAACCATGGCTACTTTCCGCGGATCGCCTCATTGGCGGCCCTTACGAGAATATCATTACACCAGAACAAGCCGTTCCTGCCAAGCCAATGGATGTTCCATGGGAAAGCTGTATTACGATGGGATCTGCCTTCTCATTCCGCTATGAAGACGATTACAAGCCGACGAGAGAGCTGATTCATCTCCTCATAGAAGTCATTTCAAAAGGCGGAAATCTTGCCTTAAATGTCGCCGCCCAGCCTGATGGCCGGCTTCCACGCGGTGCGGTAGAGCGCATGAAAGAAATGGGCGCCTGGTTGAACGTTCACGGAGAAGCAGTCTATGGCACGAGAATGTGTGCCCCACACTACCTAGGAAATATTGCATTTACTAGAAAAGAAGACACGGTATACTGTTTTTATATGTACGACGCCGAAGATAGCGACGTAAGACGTAATATCTCCATACCCTATCCAGAAAAAGTCAATCGGGTCGATATTGTTGGCGGACCAGAAGACCTTCCATTTACACAAACTGATGAAGGAATACAATTGAGCTTACCTGATTCCGAGTTAAGCTTACTGGCACCGATTGCCCACGTATTTCGCTTGAGATAAGGGGCCTGATAATGTAAGTGCCTCCAGAGTGTAGACATAAATTTGTCTGCACTCTTTTTCGTATTTACATTTGCAGCTCACTAGTTTTTAGCGTACGAAGACGAGATAAGGCTGGATATCCAACGAACTGCCCGGCGACTACGATACAGCTGATCATGATAACCGAGCTTTACACTATATATGAGCACATTAAAAGGTTTTTTCTAACATTCACACCACTGCTTTTTTCTCTAAGCAAACGTAAAATTCGATTGCTCCCCTCTTGACCTTAACGTAACGTCAACGTTTATCCTATTGATTGAAGGAGGTTTTCACTTGGAATATACCGTAAAGATGCTTGCCAAAATGGCCGGTGTTAGCACACGCACACTTCGTTATTACGATGAAATCGACCTTTTGCGGCCGGCTCGCGTGAATGCATCCGGCTATAGGATTTACGGCACCGAGCAAGTCGATCGCCTGCAGCAAATCCTTTTTTACAAAGAGCTCGGCGTCGACTTAGAGCACATTAAACGCATTGTAACCGATCCATCATTTAATGCCCTGCACGCCTTGCATGAACACAAAAAACACCTACAGCAAAAGCATGACCGGTTGAACGCGCTCCTTGCAAGTGTTCAGCAAGCAATTGACTTAACAGAAAGGGGAATTCCTATGGAGGATCAAGAAAAATTTGCGGCTTTTAAACATGAACAAATCACCGAAAACGAACGCCTTTATGGTAAAGAGTTGAGAGAAGCTTACGGAGAAAAAACAATTAAAGCCTCCAATAAGCTGTTTAAAAGCATGACCATTGAGCAATACGATGCCTTTAAGCGCCTCGAACAAGAGGTACTAGACACACTACAAGAAGCCTATCAAACTGGTGATCCTACAAGTGCGGCGGCGCAAAAAACAGCCGCTTTACACAAGGAATGGCTTAGCTACACATGGCCGACCTATTCGCCAGAAGCCCATGCAGGACTTGTACAAATGTACGTTGACGACCCACGCTTCTCGGCTTACTACGACAAGCACCAGCCAGGAACCGCCGCTTTCTTAAGGGACGCCGTACTCTTTTTCACAGGACAAAATGATTCATAGTTGATCGGGTTGCGAACTCGCCATGACGGTATATGTCGCGACCCTTTTGCGAAAAGCTGACCACGTCAATAAGCCAGATCCTTTACTTTTGGATCTAGCTTCTTAATCTTTTTCAACTTGTATTTGATTGGTTTCTTTGTCAGAATGCACCAATTTTTTTGCCAATTTTCGTTTAATGACTAAACCGACCAGAAGAACTGGTACAGCGATGATAAAGATATACAGAGATACATCTTTAACCATGTGCTCGGCCGTTTGACCATACATAAAAAACAACGTACCAACGGCATAAAATTTAACAGCTCGCCCCACCGCAGCAAAAACAATGAGTTTCCAGAGCGGAAATTTCAAAAAGCCCGATAGAATGGTAAATACTTTAAAAGGAATGGGGGTAAATGCCCCAATCATAACGGCGGCCTCGCCATTTTTGCGAAACATATGATTTGCCTGAACAATCCATTTCTTTTTTAATATCTTTTCTAATACACCTTTTCCAAGACCACGGCCAATCCAATAGCCAAAAGGCGTGCCGATGAGGCATGCGATATAGCCTGCAGTCGCTAGCCACAGCGCCTGAGAAGGATTTAATATACTTAAAGACACTTGCGTAAAAAACGCAGGTATCGGAAAAATGACCGCATCTAAAAACGAGTGAACGATTAGCCCCCAGATGCCGAATTCCATTAAAAAGTCTAAAAAAGCTTGAAACATACGCGCGTTTCCCTCGTTTTTTGACGTCATTACTTTCTTTTATGGTACCACTGCCACCCTAAATTCACAACGCAGACGTTACTCAACCTACAAGAAAAAGTACGGCGTAGCGCACGTTCTCCGTCACCTGTTGTCTTTCTCGATTCTCTCATGAACTACTGAAATTCTATTCGCGTCTTCGCTCGCCTCCGTGTCTAAGCCGACAAGTGTTTTCAAGCTACGCCGAAAAATGAAAGGCTCAAAAATATGACCTTGTCTACACTGAAAGTGCGGCACGATACCTCACGACACACGCTAAAAAGCCCGGCAGTGATCATTCGCTGCCGGGCTCTACTCTATAATCATCTTATTCTTTTAAGGAACCAATCAGTACGCCTTTGACGAAAAAACGTTGCAGAAAAGGATACAAGAATAGAATTGGAATCGTGGCGACAATAATGGTCGCATATTTGATCGTTTCTCCAATAATAAAGCGATCCCCAGCGACAACACCCTGCATCATGCCGTCAGTACTATTTTCAATTAAAATCTCCCGCAGGATAAGCTGTAAAGGAAATAATTCACGATCACGCAAATATATCATAGCGTTAAAGTATTGATTCCAATGCCCTACCGCATAAAAAAGCGTGATGACCGCTAAAACTGGTAATGAGAGCGGAATAATGATCCTGAAGAAGATCGTAAAATCATTTGCCCCATCAATGCGTGCGGACTCTTCCAAGCTATCTGGGATGCCTTGAAACGACGTCCGCATAATAATAAGGTTCCAGGCACTGATCGCCGTCGGCAAAATCATCGCCCACCTTGTGTCCAGCAGTCCCAAATCCCCGATGAGTAAGTACGTTGGGATAAGACCACCAGAGAAGAACATCGTAAAGACGATCATCAACATAATTGGTTTAGCCAGCATCACTTTTTTGCGCGATAACCCATACGCTGCCATTGCCGTCAAAAACATGTTGATGACTGTTCCAACAATCACATAGAACAATGTGTTGCTATAGCTAATCAAAAGCATCGGGTTATCAAACACCATCTTATATGCCTCAACAGAAAACCCTAATGGAAATAACAGAAAGCCACGATGTTGCGAAAATTGCGACGGATCACTTACTGACGCAAAAAGAACGTACAAAAAGGGATACAGCGTCGCAAACATTAGAACGATCATAAAGCACGCGTTAAAGATATCAAACATTTTTTCGCCTCTGCTTCGTCTCACAAATAGCCCTCCTTCACCATAGACTGCTGTCGGTAATTTTCCGGCTCATCGCGTTCGCACCGATCAGAAGCGCAAAATTAATCACTGCATTAAAGAGTCCGACAGCCGCACTATAGCTAAAGTCAGCTTCGAGAATCCCTTTTCGATAAACGTAGGTGGAGATCACGTCAGCGGTCTCATAGGTCATCGGATTGTACATGAGAATAATCTTCTCATAGCCGATGGTCATCATATTCCCCATTTGCAAAATAAATAGAATGACGATCGTCGGCAGAATGCCTGGAATCGTCACATGAATGGCTTGTCGAAAACGTCCAGCACCATCCATGCGCGCCGCCTCATACAATTGCGGCTGGACATTGGCCATTGCCGCTAGATAAATAATCGAACCCCAACCAATCCCTTGCCAAATGCCCGAACCGACATAGATCGTTCGAAACCATTCCGCCTCTTGTAAAAAGGACACTGGCTCGAGACCGATAAAAGCGATCAATTGGTTGACTAAACCATCCTTTGACGTAAAATCGACGATCATCCCAACGACGACGACCACCGAAATAAAGTGAGGTAAATACGTAACCGTTTGAATGGTTCGCTTAAATGCCATACGCCGCACTTCATTGAGCAATAATGCCAATAAAATAGGTGCGGGGAAGGCAAAAAGCAACTCGTAGATACTAATTAAGAGCGTATTGCGAATGAGCGTCCAAAAGTAATAGCCGTTGAAAAACTCGATAAAATGATTGAAGCCGGTCCACGGACTGCTCCAAATACCAACCGCTGTACTGTAATCTTTAAAAGCGATTTGCAGACCGTACATCGGAAAGTAATGAAATATGACGTAGTACAGAACGGCTGGCAGAACCATAATGTAAATATAGCGGTTTCTTTTGAGGTCTTGACCAAGCCTATACCAATAGCTCTGTCTCGCAAACTGTGTACTCTCGGCTTTTTTCGTTACAGCCGTTCGACCCATGAGACTCCCTCCTCTCTATGGCAACATCAACGCTCGTTAAAGCGATTAAGTGCAGCCTGATTAATTTCAATCGCACGTTCTATGCCCATCCCTTTCAATGTCTCAACATAATCATCAAAACCATCAAGCGGCTCTTCACCCATAATAAATTTATTCACCATGGTTTCCCTGTACGTGTTCACATCATTTAAAATTGATGACAGCTCACCGCTTTCTTCTTCCGTCGGCGAAATGTGCGGCATCACTTTGTCGTGTTTGCCTTCACCCCAAATGACGATCGCTTCTTGCTGTTCTGGCATTTGCATATATTGTTCAATATAGCGGACATCTTGGACAAATGGCCCGTTGTACCCTGCTCTTACGTACTGACCAAGCGCCTGAACCATAGGAAGCCCATCTGGATTGTCGGTAATTGTTTTTGTATACGTCGGATAGTCATCTTCCATCGTATAGCTCTCGCCTTCAACACCGAAGTTAAAGAGCATATGCCCTTCTTCGCCGTAGTTGTAATCGAGCCATTCGATCGTTTCTTCGATCTGTTGATTGGAGGTCGTAATCGCTGCACCTATCCCGTTATACGCATGGTCTTTATGCGCAAAATCAGGCACCTCACCCTTTTCCAATGATGGGTAACGAACGGGCGCTAAATGAAAGTTTGGATCGCCTTTCATCAGCGTCATATAATGGCCTATTCCAGACCCACCGTACGATATAAATGAGCCAAGCTGATTTCCCGTAACCTTCGCATCACGCAGCTTTGAATCCGTAGCAACAAAGTCAGGATCAATCAAACCTTCTTCATACCATTGGTTCATCAGTGTCAAAAATTCTTTAAACTCCGGCTCGATCGGCCCGTAATGCACCTCGTTATCCTCATGGTAAAATCCAGGTATCACGCCAAACGCCCCAACAAATGCGTTCGATGCTAAATCTGGCAAAAGCGGAATTTCATCTGCCTCCCCGTTGCCGTTTGGATCTTCATTTTTAAAAGCTGTCAATACTTCATGCCACTCATCGATCGTCTCTGGTCGCTCAAGCCCTAAATCATCTAGCCAGTCTTGTCGAATAATTGGTCCAAAAAACGTCAGAAGTTTCTCATCACCGCGTAAAAACGGAAATTGGTATATCCCTCCATCATCCGCAGATATCTGTTTTCTCCACTCCGGATTTTCCTCTAATACAGCAGAAAGATTTGGCGCATGCTCATCTAAGTAATCATTTAAGCGCACGAGCTTCTTTTCATTGGCATATTTTGTAATGCCACCTGGAACACCCGTCCATAACCATTCAATGACATCTGGCAAATCTCCTGAAGCCATCATTAAGTTAAACTGCTGGTTGACATCGCCACCAACCGGTGGGTGCTCAAAGTCAACTTTGACGCCTGTCCGCTTTTCCAACTCTTGATATGCAGCGACATCATTTAACGTCGTTAAATTCGCGGCTACCGCCGTATTCAGTGAATTAAAATAAGTGATTTCTAAAGCACCTTCTTCAGCTCCCTCTCCACTTTCTGTCTCACTTGTCGCCTCATCACTTTGACAGCCGGATAAGATGACAATAGTCAAAAGAAGCAGGCTAGACACCCATGACAGCGCTTTCTTTTCCATGTGCATTTCCCCCTTTTTTCTTCAATGCTCTCTCACGGAAAGCTATAGCTATCATGACACAATTTCAAAAAATCTGACTATAGACAGTTTGCAATATGCACTGTCCAAATACAGAATGACTGCCTATTCTCCTTCTCGTCGACGCTTCTTAACGACAGGCGCTCCTTTATACTGTCCAGGCGTTACACCTTCATACTTCTTAAACAGTCTGATTAAACCTATATCATTCGCATATCCCACTGCCTCCGCCACTTCCCCAACTGTTTTATCAGAATAAAGCAGCAAAGATTTTGCATGCGCTAAACGAACACGAGCAATATGTTCTTTTAAAGGTTGACCATGAAATTGCTTAAACAATGAAGATAAATATTGGGGGCTTAAACCGACCCAATCCGCGATACTTGCCACATTTAAATTAGGGTCACTATACTGTTCAGCAACATAACGCTTCACATTCTCATAAAGAACACGATGCTGCCCACTTAATTGCTGTTTCACTTCTTCACATATTAAGGTGCAATATGATTTTACTTCGTCAAAAACATCTTCAGCCGTTTTACATTTAGAGATGTGCTGTAAAATTTCCTGCGGCCATGGTTCGATTCTAACTGTCAGACGATTAAAAACTTTCAGTAATGTACTCGTAAGATTGAATGCTAAACACCGACCTATTTCCAGGGAAATATTACGATCTTCAAAATTAATTGAAAAAATCTCATCAAGCAATTGTAGCGACGCTGACGTATTTCCCGTCATAATCGTATTCATCAATTGTTCCTCAACATCCATAGGGTAATAATAATGAGGCTCTGTGTCCTTGATTTCTTGAAAAAATGTTATTGCCTGACGACCACGGATAAATTGATACTCTAGCGCTTGCAATGCTTCTTGATAGGCGGTCCGAATGGCGTCATTTCGGTTGTGAAGCATTCCAACACCGATCGTCACATCAAGCTCAAAGGCTTCTTTCATCGTTTTTCGACAAGACTTTGATATATGTTCGATCCTGTCTCTCCAACCGTCGTTAGGTTTTTTGGAAAAATTAAACAGCAAAGCATACCGGTCTCTTTCGATACTTGCGACATAAGCGTACCCGCCCAATTCGCGAAAAGCTTCTTCAAAAACATTTGTCATCACGAACTGAACGAGCTGCCAATGGGTATAGCTGAGTTCTTCTTGCGGAGGATTCCTATCCTCTACGTCCATCACGAGCACAATAATATACGGAGACACAAGCTTTAATTCAGATGCGCCTTTTTTTGGCACAGCAATCCCCTTTAACAATTGCCT
Coding sequences within it:
- a CDS encoding extracellular solute-binding protein, which encodes MKKKKQMLMSLFVLVLLLVACNNAEEAGDETNSESTEDVTINPVGELPIVDETMTLRMFAPQYPTIEDMETNTYTKWLEEQTNIRIDWDLVPNEALNDRKQLMLASGDYPEVILHGNLTPEEQMRYGGQGVFLPLNQLIDEYAPNVKAAMEEIDYLERFMKTPDGNIYSVPMVNECYHCTYPNKYWMNKKWLDKLGLDVPKTTDDLYTVLKAFKEDDPNGNGEADEIPLTAATEETMWGGNFAVYLMSPFIYNDGDTYLIVRDDEVSLAADTEEWKEGLKFMNKLYSEGLIDQGAFTQNVDAVNQIANRQPDNIMGSVTTALLSYALTPDDNTPRHKDYVTVPPLIGPDGVQQANIEASVTSGQFALTSKATEQQQIAAMRLVDFLFTEEAILLQENGPEGKGWRMAEEGELDYNGEQAKYSSIPVEEQSQTHNDGWEQIGPSLRTFEYRASFTAPEDPLAKDGYGMRLHQETKNNYEPYETTENYPSGIYISMENSNEAAQLKTTIADYIETNLAQFVTGTKNFENDWDDYVSGFEGLQLNRYIEIYQEAYDR
- a CDS encoding carbohydrate ABC transporter permease; its protein translation is MAKQKQNTIRESYGDRLFLAGVYLFLFIVLLVILLPLLNIISSSLSHPSAVVSGEVWLWPVDFSIAGYQAVFDNPNIIIGFRNSLFYTVVGTFINVVLTIMLAYPLSRKTLYGRGLVMAILVFTMLFDGGLIPYYLVVKSLGLLNTPWAMLLPGAVAVFQVIIARTFFQTTIPDDLYEAAEIDGCSDLRFITSVVLPLSKPIIAVMALMYAVGHWNTYFQALIFLRDPDLFPLQIILREILVLNSVDPTMMSNVDQALALAGLREQLKYALIVVASVPVLLIYPFVQKHFTKGVMIGSLKS
- a CDS encoding ABC transporter permease, producing the protein MAMGKAIERKDTNVALRQQKRKRNKRFMKKHWQLYLLLSIPLAFIITFKYIPMFGTVIAFKDYNVIKGMWGSEWVGFDHFIQFFNLPIFWTIIKNTLGLSLYGLAVGFPAPILLALALNEVRQGLFKRSVQMVTYAPYFISTVIMVSILIVALSPNTGIVNHFLGIFGLDPRNFMGEPALFKTIYVLSDVWQTTGYGAIIYLAALAGVNPELYEAAKIDGASRFQKIINIDLPSILPVTVILLILNIGNMMAIGFEKIYLMQNPLNVPTSEVISTYVYKVGLIESNFSFSTAVGLFNSIINLILLVVVNHVAKRVSNNSLW
- a CDS encoding alpha-L-fucosidase, giving the protein MSDQNANVEEKDVEQGVHSFSSEDKWVKPEDPALLEQIEWFKDQKLGFMMHWGPYSQLGLVESWALSDHDADWSREDVDWESDPEVFKQQYFDLNKSFNPIRFQPDEWAELAQEGGFKYFLFTTKHHDGFCMWDTKTTDYKVTDPSCPFHTHKNADIVKHAFDAFRAKGLPIAAYFSKADWHTPTYWAPNMERGSHMWRGPSYDPEKHPELWEEFVKFTHEQMMELLTDYGRIEVLWLDAGWVSPRSKQDIRLGELVEKAREQQPWLLSADRLIGGPYENIITPEQAVPAKPMDVPWESCITMGSAFSFRYEDDYKPTRELIHLLIEVISKGGNLALNVAAQPDGRLPRGAVERMKEMGAWLNVHGEAVYGTRMCAPHYLGNIAFTRKEDTVYCFYMYDAEDSDVRRNISIPYPEKVNRVDIVGGPEDLPFTQTDEGIQLSLPDSELSLLAPIAHVFRLR
- a CDS encoding MerR family transcriptional regulator; translated protein: MEYTVKMLAKMAGVSTRTLRYYDEIDLLRPARVNASGYRIYGTEQVDRLQQILFYKELGVDLEHIKRIVTDPSFNALHALHEHKKHLQQKHDRLNALLASVQQAIDLTERGIPMEDQEKFAAFKHEQITENERLYGKELREAYGEKTIKASNKLFKSMTIEQYDAFKRLEQEVLDTLQEAYQTGDPTSAAAQKTAALHKEWLSYTWPTYSPEAHAGLVQMYVDDPRFSAYYDKHQPGTAAFLRDAVLFFTGQNDS
- a CDS encoding YqaA family protein, coding for MFQAFLDFLMEFGIWGLIVHSFLDAVIFPIPAFFTQVSLSILNPSQALWLATAGYIACLIGTPFGYWIGRGLGKGVLEKILKKKWIVQANHMFRKNGEAAVMIGAFTPIPFKVFTILSGFLKFPLWKLIVFAAVGRAVKFYAVGTLFFMYGQTAEHMVKDVSLYIFIIAVPVLLVGLVIKRKLAKKLVHSDKETNQIQVEKD
- a CDS encoding carbohydrate ABC transporter permease, translating into MFDIFNACFMIVLMFATLYPFLYVLFASVSDPSQFSQHRGFLLFPLGFSVEAYKMVFDNPMLLISYSNTLFYVIVGTVINMFLTAMAAYGLSRKKVMLAKPIMLMIVFTMFFSGGLIPTYLLIGDLGLLDTRWAMILPTAISAWNLIIMRTSFQGIPDSLEESARIDGANDFTIFFRIIIPLSLPVLAVITLFYAVGHWNQYFNAMIYLRDRELFPLQLILREILIENSTDGMMQGVVAGDRFIIGETIKYATIIVATIPILFLYPFLQRFFVKGVLIGSLKE
- a CDS encoding ABC transporter permease gives rise to the protein MGRTAVTKKAESTQFARQSYWYRLGQDLKRNRYIYIMVLPAVLYYVIFHYFPMYGLQIAFKDYSTAVGIWSSPWTGFNHFIEFFNGYYFWTLIRNTLLISIYELLFAFPAPILLALLLNEVRRMAFKRTIQTVTYLPHFISVVVVVGMIVDFTSKDGLVNQLIAFIGLEPVSFLQEAEWFRTIYVGSGIWQGIGWGSIIYLAAMANVQPQLYEAARMDGAGRFRQAIHVTIPGILPTIVILFILQMGNMMTIGYEKIILMYNPMTYETADVISTYVYRKGILEADFSYSAAVGLFNAVINFALLIGANAMSRKITDSSLW
- a CDS encoding extracellular solute-binding protein, with protein sequence MEKKALSWVSSLLLLTIVILSGCQSDEATSETESGEGAEEGALEITYFNSLNTAVAANLTTLNDVAAYQELEKRTGVKVDFEHPPVGGDVNQQFNLMMASGDLPDVIEWLWTGVPGGITKYANEKKLVRLNDYLDEHAPNLSAVLEENPEWRKQISADDGGIYQFPFLRGDEKLLTFFGPIIRQDWLDDLGLERPETIDEWHEVLTAFKNEDPNGNGEADEIPLLPDLASNAFVGAFGVIPGFYHEDNEVHYGPIEPEFKEFLTLMNQWYEEGLIDPDFVATDSKLRDAKVTGNQLGSFISYGGSGIGHYMTLMKGDPNFHLAPVRYPSLEKGEVPDFAHKDHAYNGIGAAITTSNQQIEETIEWLDYNYGEEGHMLFNFGVEGESYTMEDDYPTYTKTITDNPDGLPMVQALGQYVRAGYNGPFVQDVRYIEQYMQMPEQQEAIVIWGEGKHDKVMPHISPTEEESGELSSILNDVNTYRETMVNKFIMGEEPLDGFDDYVETLKGMGIERAIEINQAALNRFNER